Proteins co-encoded in one Thermodesulfovibrionales bacterium genomic window:
- the surE gene encoding 5'/3'-nucleotidase SurE has protein sequence MRGADVVILVTNDDGVHSPGLIALYKAMKEVGNAYIVAPDRERSAVGHSLTLHRPLKVEEVREHVYSVNGTPTDAVVLGVNKILPRKPDIVVSGINRGGNLGDDITYSGTVSAAIEGTILNVPSLAVSVHGERNCHFDTAAIYALRVVRHIIENPLPYDTFLNVNVPNMGKGDVRGIRITRQGKRIYDNSIQDVFSPRGERHYWIGGGIPYWEHGDDTDISAVEKGYVSVTPVHLDLTNYSALQLMKKQIPSLFGEDREEQEGAEE, from the coding sequence ATGAGAGGAGCTGACGTGGTAATTCTCGTGACGAATGACGACGGGGTCCATTCACCGGGGCTCATCGCCCTCTACAAAGCGATGAAAGAGGTCGGAAATGCCTATATCGTGGCTCCCGACAGAGAAAGGAGCGCCGTCGGCCACTCCTTGACTCTTCACCGTCCTCTCAAGGTCGAGGAAGTGAGGGAGCATGTTTATTCCGTGAACGGTACCCCGACGGATGCCGTGGTTCTCGGCGTGAATAAGATACTCCCGCGGAAACCGGATATTGTGGTATCGGGCATCAACAGGGGAGGGAACCTCGGAGACGACATTACCTATTCCGGAACGGTGTCGGCGGCAATAGAAGGAACGATCCTCAATGTGCCTTCCCTTGCCGTCTCGGTGCACGGGGAGCGGAACTGTCATTTCGACACCGCCGCCATCTACGCCCTTAGGGTCGTACGGCACATCATCGAGAACCCCCTGCCTTATGACACGTTTCTCAATGTCAACGTCCCGAACATGGGCAAAGGTGACGTCAGGGGGATAAGGATCACACGGCAGGGAAAACGCATCTATGACAATTCGATCCAGGACGTCTTTTCTCCCAGGGGCGAACGGCATTACTGGATCGGGGGAGGAATCCCCTATTGGGAGCATGGCGATGACACGGACATAAGCGCAGTCGAGAAGGGATACGTTTCCGTGACACCTGTACATTTGGACCTCACGAATTACAGCGCTCTTCAACTCATGAAGAAACAGATTCCTTCTCTTTTCGGTGAAGACAGGGAAGAACAGGAAGGGGCTGAGGAATGA